The Proteiniphilum propionicum genome contains the following window.
AGCGCTTTTCACAATGCTTTCCCCGGTCAGTTCTATGCTGCAGCTCCACTCATCTACTGTTAAAGCATCCTCCTTTCTCACATACGCCTCGCGGCCATCGGGGTAAACCACCTCATAAAATTTACTCTTCCCCGGCTTAACTGTCAACATATCTCCTGCCACCAGATCGGATACGGGATAAGAACAGGTATTGTTATTTTCAAAAGATCGGGCATAAAGAGAAGTTATAATTATCTTCGGCTTCTGAAGATATCGCTGTAAGTCTGGTTTTGTCATCGCCTTTACCGAGCCGTTTATCCAGCCTATATATTTATCAGGAGTTTGAATGCGCAGCCATCCTCCTCTATTCTCCAATATCTTAACGGGCATCCCAAGTAATGACTGCGATACAAGTTCCGAATCATATCCGGGTTCAGATCGAATTGTTCCCACTGAATTATAAATCACACCCCATGTCTCATCACCCAACTCTTCACCAGGTAAAAGGCGAATGTTCTCCTTCACATTTGCAGATATTTTTTTTGCCCGCGACATCAATTCCATATACGCCGGCTCGCTTGTAGTTTCACCATTGAGCAGGATGGTATCAGACTGCTGAGAAGCCTCAACCCTAAACAATTCTACTCTGCTGTCGGGTGCATATTTTTCCCGAACCGATTTTATTAAAGATTGAATGTCGCTTTTCTGAGCCATAATAGATAATGATGAAAAGATCCACAAAAAGAATAAAAAAATTACTTTTCGCATGTTACTGACCAAATAATTTAAAACAACCCGAAATATACAATATTTAGTTCAATTTAATGCAAAACGATGAGTGTATTTAGGTAAGTAATAATGAAAGTATTTAGATAAGAAACAGAAAATCATTATCTTTGAATTCTCAAATTAATGTTTAGCTAATATGAGAACAATAAGAATAAAACATTATATTTCACTATTCATTATTGTCTTGTGTTGCACTGGATCCGTTGCTTGTGCATCTAATGCAACAAAAAGGCAAAGTGAAAAATCCAAGTCCCCCATGTCTGATACATTCCAAAACAATAACAGAGAAGCCGAAAACCTTGCCAAAGAACTGAAACGAAAAGGGATCAGGGACGAACGGGTTTTAGCAGCCATAGCCAAAGTGCCCAGACATTCATTTATTGATGAGAGTTTGAGGGAATTGGCCTATATTGATAAGCCGCTACCGATTGAAAAGGGGCAGACCATATCCCAACCATATACTGTAGCCTATCAGACCGAGCTGCTGAAACTGCAACCAGGTGAAAAAGTACTTGAGATAGGCACAGGAAGTGGCTATCAGGCCGCAATCCTTTGCGAAATGGGTGCTGAGGTTTACAGTATCGAGAGGTATCATGAACTTCATCTTACTTCGAAAAAAGCACTCAACAAGTTAGGTTATTATCCAAAGCTGTTTTTCGGTGATGGTTTTGAGGGATTGCCGGAATATGCGCCTTTCGACAAGATACTTGTTACAGCAGCACCTGATGAAATTCCGGAGAAGTTGTTAAGGCAACTGCGTATCGGTGGATGGATGGTTGTTCCCGTCGGGGGAAGGATGGGACAAAAGATGACCGTCATCAAACGCGTAAGCGAGGAGAAGTTCAGCGAGTCGGAGCATGGAGATTTTATCTTTGTCCCCATGCAAAAAGGCACCGAAGAATAAAAAATGAAATTAAGCCTTCTTACAGGTTAAACAAGACTGCCGCCGGATTTCTTCGGCGGCAGCAGACAATTGAGCCAACAGGGAAGTTTTATTTGCCGATAGGCAAACGACTCAGTTGTTTGATGTGTTGAAGATCGGTATAATCATATTGATAGATACCATCGGCGGCTATCATCATCAATACATTATTGACAGGGATCACGTCAAACCCATCCATATCTTTGAAATGTGCCAACCGGTTGGCCATGATGGTCTGCGGGTTGTTCGCGTTGAAGATCTGCAGGCCGTCGTCGCAGACAAAAAGTGTTCCATCGTCAATGCCGAGCCCTTTGGGGCTTTTCATGTTATAGGTCACAATATGCTTGGGTCGCTTCACGTCACTCACATCCACGATAATCAGCTCGTTGGCATCTTGTCCGCAAAATGTACCCGAACGAACCGTCACATAAGCGATATCGTTTTCCACCACAACCGGATCGCAACCGAACACGTGACTGATCATAGACTGGCGTTCCGGCTTTAAAGGATCTTCCATGGAGTAAATGATCATGCCCGTGGGTGTTCCCATAAACATGCAGTTTTTGTAGCTGAAGATAGTCTCTACATTGAATCCTATATACATATCTTGACCTACTTTTGCGGGTGCCTCACCCAACAGGTCGAAAATACCAAGCTGATTGTTCATCACGGTGTAAAGATTGTCGTGATAGATGGCGAATCGCGACATGGAACCGGCAATGCCTGTACCGGCACCCGCCTTTTCACCCACGGGAGCATACATGGCCCCATCATTTTGCAGACCACCCCATCCCCACCAGCGTGGTTTATAGTAGCGTACCAGCTCTCTTTTCTCCACCTTCTTCCAACCCACAACAATACCATTGTTTCTGTCCATCGATTTTTCGTAATCAATGCTGAATCCATTCTCCGTCGGAGGGAAAGCTTGTGGGAACACTTCTTCTTTTCGACCTTTATATACAGGCTTGGCGGGATCGCTGATATCGAACCAAACCAGATCTATATAAGAATCGGCATAGAGAATATTGTTGCGCACCTGCATGTCGGCATTTCCCAACAAATCGATAAACGCCACATTGCGAGGGCTCGACGGATTCTGGTTGTCAATCACATGAATACCCTTCTCCGGCTGAGAAATGTAAAGATAACCGTTAAAAAACAGAATCTTCCCCTGTTTTACGATGGGCTGAGGCTGCTCCACAGCA
Protein-coding sequences here:
- a CDS encoding C40 family peptidase; translation: MAQKSDIQSLIKSVREKYAPDSRVELFRVEASQQSDTILLNGETTSEPAYMELMSRAKKISANVKENIRLLPGEELGDETWGVIYNSVGTIRSEPGYDSELVSQSLLGMPVKILENRGGWLRIQTPDKYIGWINGSVKAMTKPDLQRYLQKPKIIITSLYARSFENNNTCSYPVSDLVAGDMLTVKPGKSKFYEVVYPDGREAYVRKEDALTVDEWSCSIELTGESIVKSAMQFIGVPYLWGGTSSKGLDCSGFTKLVYFLHGVILSRDASQQVLYGKLIDETGSFDEAQPGDLLFFGSKATEDSPKERVVHVGIYIGNKQFIHASDYIRVNSIDPPSPLYDKFNANRYLRTKRIIGEVDSEGIEEIFKNNFYK
- a CDS encoding LVIVD repeat-containing protein produces the protein MQKLTYLFFIAGLLLFTGCKDYVDEYVTYTINEPVFMPVSEFRSAVAVEQPQPIVKQGKILFFNGYLYISQPEKGIHVIDNQNPSSPRNVAFIDLLGNADMQVRNNILYADSYIDLVWFDISDPAKPVYKGRKEEVFPQAFPPTENGFSIDYEKSMDRNNGIVVGWKKVEKRELVRYYKPRWWGWGGLQNDGAMYAPVGEKAGAGTGIAGSMSRFAIYHDNLYTVMNNQLGIFDLLGEAPAKVGQDMYIGFNVETIFSYKNCMFMGTPTGMIIYSMEDPLKPERQSMISHVFGCDPVVVENDIAYVTVRSGTFCGQDANELIIVDVSDVKRPKHIVTYNMKSPKGLGIDDGTLFVCDDGLQIFNANNPQTIMANRLAHFKDMDGFDVIPVNNVLMMIAADGIYQYDYTDLQHIKQLSRLPIGK
- a CDS encoding protein-L-isoaspartate(D-aspartate) O-methyltransferase, with the protein product MSDTFQNNNREAENLAKELKRKGIRDERVLAAIAKVPRHSFIDESLRELAYIDKPLPIEKGQTISQPYTVAYQTELLKLQPGEKVLEIGTGSGYQAAILCEMGAEVYSIERYHELHLTSKKALNKLGYYPKLFFGDGFEGLPEYAPFDKILVTAAPDEIPEKLLRQLRIGGWMVVPVGGRMGQKMTVIKRVSEEKFSESEHGDFIFVPMQKGTEE